The nucleotide window ATTACAAGTCCGGGTTCCGGCTTATGTTCCTCGAACCGCGAACTGCGTTCGAAATCGATCTCACGTTGTCGGATGGAACACAGCGCACTATGGGCGCATATGAACTTCTTGCGATCAAGGTCGCGATGTTTTCCGGAATCGTCAAACGATGGCGTCCTGGGGCATCGCTGGCCGACCCGGTGCTGCGCATCCTGGTTGTGAAGACCCCAAATCGCGCACGCGTGCTGATGGGGACGCTGCGGTGCATTGCAGGAGGCTGTCCCGTCATTTCCGGCGTGGATATCGTTCCGGCGACACGCGCCGTGTGCCGGCCGGTTCCGACGAGCGTGACTTCCGCGATTCACTCGCAGGCAGACGGCGAATCGCTAGGCACGCTACCGGCGGAAATCAGCACCGTTCCAGACGCATTTGCGCTACTCATGCCGGCTCCGTAGACTGATTCGTCGCCCAGGGGCGTAGCGAAGCGTCCCTGGCACCGTACCATCGGAGGCGCGGAAAACTCTTGGAACCGGTCACACACTTTCTTTATGGCGCATGCCTGAGCCGGGCTGGGTTCCGCCGGAAGACTGCTCTTGCGACAGCAACGATGGTGCTTGCCGCCGAAGCGCCGGACATTGACATGCTCTGGTACTTCCGCAGCAGCGCCGCCGGTTTTGTACACCATCGCGGGTTCACGCACACTGTCTTTGGGATTCCCTTCGTCGCTGCCGCGGTCGTGCTGCTCGTGTACGTCGTACACACGGTTTACCGGCGGTGGCGTCCGCTTAAGCCGCTGCCGGAGTTCGCTACGCCGAGACTGGTTCCGCGGTGGGGGATTCTGTTCGGATTGGCGTGTATCGCAGGTTACAGCCACATCCTGCTGGATTTCACCAACAGCTACGGTGTGCGCCCGTTCTGGCCCTTCTGGAATCACTGGGTCGCGTGGGATATCGTTTCCATCATCGAACCGGTGTTGTACGTCTTCCTGATCGGCGGACTTCTCTTGCCCTCGCTCTTCGGGCTTGTGAACGCCGAGATAGGTGCGCGGAAACGTGGATTACGCGGACGCGGGGGAGCCATCACTGCCCTGGTGCTCGTCGCACTGGTTTGGGGGGTGCGCGACTACGAGCATCGCCGGGCGCTGGCCGCGATGAATTCCGTGCTCTACAAGGGCCAGGTTGCGACTCGGCTCGGCGCGTTCCCTTATGAAGGCACCCCATTCCGCTGGCTCGGAGTAGCACAGACCTCCGCAACGTACCAAGCCTTCATCGTCGATTCGTTGGAACCGGAAGTTAAGGTTGGCGACAAAGAAGAAACCTACTACAAACCGCAGGACACTGAAGTGATCGAGGCGGCGA belongs to Terriglobia bacterium and includes:
- a CDS encoding metal-dependent hydrolase; the protein is MEPVTHFLYGACLSRAGFRRKTALATATMVLAAEAPDIDMLWYFRSSAAGFVHHRGFTHTVFGIPFVAAAVVLLVYVVHTVYRRWRPLKPLPEFATPRLVPRWGILFGLACIAGYSHILLDFTNSYGVRPFWPFWNHWVAWDIVSIIEPVLYVFLIGGLLLPSLFGLVNAEIGARKRGLRGRGGAITALVLVALVWGVRDYEHRRALAAMNSVLYKGQVATRLGAFPYEGTPFRWLGVAQTSATYQAFIVDSLEPEVKVGDKEETYYKPQDTEVIEAAKATYLGGAFMDWARFPVIEVERRTDPAGYIVSFSDVRYAYPERRGIPLSCYVLLDPELRPVKEGFFTRNFIKNRLERTPEPDERQP